The window AACATAATCTAGCAAAGATTCCCATCCAGTTTCCCTCATATCTTGCAATCTTTTGTTTGTAATATAAAGAAACTCCACGGCATTAACAATATCTTGATCTCTCTTTTGTAGGATCTTGTTCAACTCATTTGACATTACCAAAACTTTCAACATCAATTGAAGCATAAAAACAAATTTGAATGTTATTATCTCACTCAAAAGATATTTTGCTTGATGTCTCTCATTTGAGGTAGAACCTTCATGTTCAATCACTTCAAGCACACGAATAATAGAtgagaaaataacaataaagtTATCTAATATTTTGAAATGTGATCCCCAACGAGTATCACCTGGTCTTTGAAGCCCGCGTTCTTGATTTAGTCCTTGCCCGGTATGAATTTCACCGGACTCAAGTAATTGCTCCAGTTTTTCAGCTTGAAGATGGCGAAGCAAATCTCTTCGCTTAAAAGATACTCCAATGACATTGAACACATTAGTAACATGGCAAAAGAAGTCTTCGACATCCAAATACTTTTTTGACATAGCTACAAGTGTTAATTACAATTGATGAGCAAAGCAATGAATGTAATATGCCGATGAGTTGTCTTTTATAATCAAAGTCATAAGACCACTTATCTCTCTCCTCATGTTAGTAGCTCCATCATAACCTTGTCCACGTATTTGAGACGGACTTAGTAAGTGGTCCAAAAGCAAAGAATAGATTGCTTCCTTTAATGAGAATGCCAATGTATCACTAACATGGACAAGACCAACAAATCGCTCTAccacttcaccatttttatcaacaTAACGCAAAACAAGAACCATTTGTTCTTTTGTGAGATATCTTTGGACTCATCAACTAATATACCAAAATAATCTCCATTCAAGTCTCTAATTATAGCCTTTAATGTTTCTTTTGCACAAGCATTGATAATATCTTTTTGGATCATAGGGCAAGTCAAAGTATCATTTTGTGGAGCATTTTCTAATATTACTTTTCCCACATCTGGATGCTTGTCCACATGCCATCGTAACAATCCTAGAAAGAGGCCTTGATTTGTTGAAGATTCACTTTCGTCATGGCCCCTAAAAGGCAATCCATACAACAATAGAAGTCTTGCCACATAAATTGATGCTTCTAAACGCATTCGATACTCACTTTTCAACTTCTCGGAGTGCTTATAAAAAACAACTTGAATTGATTGATGATGATTTGATAAATCTAGCATTTTCTTGAAACATTTATCATGAACACTATTAACATCACCAACATGTAAACGCAATCTTTCAAGGCCCTTATTCCAAGCcctaaaactatttttttgtataaaaTTCACCCGCATTTCCATGAATAAATTcatttttgaataaataataacataaGCAAAATGCCGCATCTTTCTTCACACTATACTCCAACCATTTAGAAAATTGACCATTGAACCAACTTGGAATAAATTGATGCATTCTTCCTCCTATTTGAGTTTTGGGAAATTGATGCTTGGAAGATTGACAAGGACCTTGTTGAATATAATGTTTTCTTACTTCATCTCGTATTCTAGGGTTATAATCAGCAATAGGTATTCTTTCTCCTGGATCGCCTTTAAGTGACCCCAAATTGAGTTCATTTATAAGATAGGAATGATTGGCATTCGCTTGGATCAAGGATTGACAACAAGTACTTGGTTGAGAATGGTCCAACCTCGTGATAAATTTATCCATCTCAATCAATTCCTATAAAATAGAAGTTCATTCCAGTGAGAAATATAGAATAATTTCTACTAGGTCATACCATTAATAAGTTTAGTTATTTTAAATAACTCAACCTTCCCTAATATTTTTCTCGTTGTTAAAATAgagttaattttgaatttttcttgatCAAAATTATTTGGGATGTTATTTCTCTTTTAGTCATGATACTAAATTCTACAGTGAAACCATTTAAGAGGCATTTGATTTTCAAACACAACCAAagaaatacataacaaaaaaacCAAAATAGTGACAATAAAGTTTAGCAAGAACACTAAAATCCAactaaatacaaaataaaaacatAGCAAGAACATATATTTGATGGGAAAAAATAGCCACATAGGGTTAAGAAATAAACATGAGGAGGTGAGGAAACTTTACAATGGTGGGCGTAGTGCAATGACTAGTGAGCAATGAATGTGTGAAGCATCCTCAAAGGTAAAGCAAAATAAATGCTTACAGTAATAGTCTAACAGAGAAGcgagaagcagaagcagtggCGTGAATGAAGGCTGAAGCAGCGAGAATTggagaaaggaaaaggagaaagtgGCGTAAGGGACATGGGGAATTGGGGCTTTGTTTTACCTTTAATTATAAGAGAATATTCTATAAAGagtacttttattattattttatcttatttatttatacttaaacaaacaaacaaacggaaaaatatttaatataaaatataGAAGAGTGTGATGTGTAGTGTACTTAATTTTCTTAAATTGCAACTGAATGTAAGCCAAATATTTATTTGCTCCCGCCTGGATTCGAACTCTTGCCCTGCTGAATGAAAAGGCAGACCTTTGCCACTGGCACCTTTGCCACTTTTGTTCTACGGGTGGCACTTTAAATATATATCCTATTTCTTATACATATttacatatttacatatatacataaggTTTTCGCTGAAACTTGCGGGTGGCGTACCACCCCGAACTGTGTACATAGATCCGCCACTGGTGACGTGTATGCATTCATGACGTTCCTCATCTTAGTATTACCATTTGCTACTAAGTTGcataatacacaaaaatagtCATCTAACTAAGTGATAAAGGTATTAGTAACTTAAAGATGGGTAATAAgaccatgtaaaaatccaaaacacGAAGGTGTTTTGGATCGACCCCAAATtatccctccgtaaggtgtcgtgatggcacctaatctttacgactaggtaaacctaatattgcgaaaaatataaaaaaaatataatattttaaagataaacaacatattataaatagccaagagtagtaccactcggcatatataaaataatttttcaagacccggaatatctctaagtcacaagctgctataatctatgtagatctatacaaaagtctgaagataataaagaaaatctctagacgagggagtagaaggaGACTCCGAAGATATGCGGACACAAGCAgaaataccttgaagtctcctagaatcagcagcacgcgctaatcccaaggctgatagctcgtacctggatctgcacacgaaaaatatgtgcaggaaagggcatgagtacaccacaatggtacccagtaagtgccaagcctaacctcggtcaaatagtgacgaggtcaggttaagaccctaccggagtaaatatagtaatttaaaaagtaaaagatataagtaaaatttacgatAACACAGTTAaaaagggagccctcggctcagaacaaggtaaataGAGTGAAAAATCTCTCGGAATATCGTCCCGTAGtatcaaatgaatatgcagtacatgggggatctcccggaatacgtccgtagtcccaaagtaaatatgcagtgctgggggatctcccgaaatacgtccgtagtcccaatttaaaaaatgcagtacagggggatctcccggaatatgtccgtagtcccaatttaaatatgcaatgcaagatgaaatggcaggtatggcatcgagttatacagtttatactggacacatataaggcaaataaggacttaactaaacatgacgcacagaatgtcaattaggcagttaaaacacgtaagcatgcttctctagtctaagttttataattaaacgtattagtgcaatttaataagaaaaaaaacaatttatgatttagaaaggaaaaacgggattatttttgcaataatagcccgtgtacgtactcatcacctcacgtacacggcgcccacacaccaaataatatcatgatatcctaagggggaagtcCCCAACACAGGGTTAGGCAAgcaacttacctcgaaccgctcaaatcaacttgatatcacgttcttgccacgagtatccgactccaaatggcccgaatatATTCAAAATAGTACAATaacatcaatacgcgctaatggaatgtatcccacaagaaaactacaaatattAGGccaaaaacccgaaattggctcaaacccggcccccggggccCATGTcttgaaacccgacaaaattcacgaaactagaaagcgcatttactcacgagtctaaccatatctaATTTACTAAagtccgacaccaaatggtcctccaatccacaattcaaactcccaaatccctagtctccaacttcaaattttcaccttaaatacacattaactaggtggggaaatacatggcaaggcaagattattgaccaaaCATAAGCACAAGGAATTTACCTCAAGAAAttcctcgaaaatgctctcaaaaatcgcctaaccCGAGTctgcaaagccaaaaatgataaaaatcgcgaagcctttcagttttaatcactgcccaggtatttccgcacctgcggaacctgggctcgcacctccGGGTGCGCTTATGCGGAAAAACGTGCGCAtttgccttcgcacctgcgggagCGCAACTCACTTACCCCCTCTGCCTTTGCATCTGCGACGAAAGGTCCGCATCTGCGCACTCGCGCCTGCGGAGTCCCTTCCGCATCTTGCGCATTTGCGAACGTCCTTGCGCAATTGCGggcatcacaaatgcgaaaacgtcctcgcacctgtgaccccagGCCAACTCGCGATTTCTCGCATCTGCACTTCTATCTCCGCATGTGCGGCTCGCGCACATGTGGTCTCTTttacgcaggtgcgaaaacactagaaCCACCAAAGTTtagaaattcctctaagtccaagtttttacccgttaagcatccgaaatacacctgaagaccccgggacctcaaccaaacatactaaccaatcctaaaacaccttacgaatttagtcgagctctcaaatcccatcaaacaacgcaaaaatcatgaatcaccctccaattcaattttaaagaacttgaaacttcaaaattctacaaccgatatcgaaacctatcaaatcacgtctgattgacctcgaattttgcgcacaagtaataatcaacattacgaacctacagccaTTTTCTGAATTTCATTCCGAGCTCGATGTCAAAATTTCCAATATcgaccgaaatcgccgaaaaactagcTTCCAccaattctagcctaaatctGCTACAGAcccccaaaacacattccggacgcgcttctaatcccaaaatcactcaacggaacTAATGGAGttgacaaaattccattccggatccgtcatcacacagttccgactacggtctaaatcctaaggcttaagctctcatttgggGATTAAGTGTCcaaaaacactccgaaactcaaaatcaatcatcccggcaagtcacaatagcagaaaaatatttggggaaagcagttaataggggatcggggctattactctcaaaacgaccggccgggtcattacatccttcccctcttaaaataGTCGTTCGTCCtagaacgagtataaagacatacctgaaattgtgaaaagatgagggtactggttgcgcatatcctgctcggtctcccaagtcgcctcctcgactggctgacccctccactggatcTTTACTGAAGCACTAttctttgacttgagctttctgacctgcctgtccaaaatggcaattggctcctcaacataagatagatatttgtccaactggacagagctgtaatccaatacatgagtcggatcactgtgatacttccggagcatagacacgtggaataccgagTAAACTCCTGcaaggctgggaggcaaggcaagctcataagcaacctccccaactcgccgcaatatctcaaaaggaccaatgaacctcgggctcagcttgcccttcttcccgaacctcatgacacccttcataggcgatagcCGAAGCAAGACccactcaccaaccataaatgccaaatcacaaaccttacggtctgcataactcttctgcctggactaggCCATGCAAAgtctctcctaaatcaccttcaccttaaccagagcatcctggaccaaatctgtacccaataatcgggcctcgcccagctcaaaccatcccactggggaccagcaccgcctaccatacaaagccccatacggtgccatctgaatgctggactggtaattgttgttgtaagcaaactctgcaagtggcaagtatcggtcccatgaccctccaaactccatcacacaggaacagagcatatcctcaagaatctaaattgtgcgctcggactgcccgtccgtctgagggtgaaaggctgtgctcaactccaccctagtacccaactcctgctgtacggctctccaaaaccgtgatgtgaactgtgtacctctgtctgaaatgatggatactagAATACTATGAAGGcagacaatctctctgatataaatctcagccaacctctccgAAGAGTATGTAGTCAACACTTgaatgaaatgggctgagttggtcagccgatccacgatcacccaaatagcattgaactttctcaaagtccgtggaagtccaactacaaagtccatggtgatccgctcccacttccactctgggatctctaacctctgaagtaatccacccggcctctggtgctcatatttgactcgctgatagttgagacacttggccacaaacccaactatatcctttttcattcttctccaccaatagtgctgcctcaagtcctagtacatcttcgcggcacccggatgaatggagtaccgcgagctatgggccacctcaagaatcaactcccgaagcccatctacattgggcacacagatccggccctgcatcctcatcacaccgtcatcaccaatagtcacatctctggcatcacctcgccgaaccctgtcctgaagaactagaagatgaggatcatcatactggcattccctgatacggtcataaagagaagatcgagCAACCACACAAactaatacccggctaggctctaaaatatccaatctcacgaactggttggctaagtcctgaacatccaaggctaagggcctctcagctacCGAAAGATATGCCAaattccccaaactctctgcccggcgactcaggGCGTcgtccactacattggccttccccgggtggtataatatagtgatgtcatagtctttaagtagctccaaccacctccgttgaCGCAAATTAAAGTCCTTCTGCctggacaagtactgcaaactctggtgatcagtgtaaatctcacaaggaacacggtacaaataatgatgccagatcttcagggcgtgaacaatagctgctaattcgagatcatgaactggatagttcttctcatgcaccttcaattgtctagacgtgtaggcaatcaccctaccgtcctacatcaataccGATCCAAGGCCAAtcttcgaggcatcacaatagacagtgtatgCCCCTGAAACTATAGGCAATAATAATactgggttgtagtcaaagctgtcttgagcttctgaaagctctgctcacactccttagtccacctgaatggagcacacttctgggtcagcctggtcataggtgctgcaatggatgaaaatctctccacaaagcgacggtaataccccaccaaaccaaggaaactgcggatctccgtagctgatgacggtctaggccaactctgcactgcctccaccttcttcggatctaccttgatcccatcacaagacactatgtggcccaagaatgccactgaatcaagccagaattcacacttagaaaattttgcatacaacctcttctccctcaaagtctgaagcacggtcctcaggtgctgctcatgatctttccgagaccgggaatataccaggatgtcgtcaataaacacaatgacgaaggaatcaagataaggttggaatacactgtgcatcaaatgcataaaggctgctgaggcattggtcagcccaaatgacatgacaagaaactcatagtgaccatatctggtcctgaaagcagtcttcgggatatccggctcccgaatcttcaactgatgatagccagaacgcaagtcaatcttgaaaAACACCCTGGCActctgtaactgatcaaataagtcatcaatgggAGGCAAaagatacctgttcttcactgtaaccttgttcaactgccgataatcaatacacatacgcatagaaccatcattcttcttcacaaataagatcggagcaccccaaggtgatacactgggcctgatgaagcccttatcaagcaactcctacaactgctccttcaactcctttaattcaggaggagccatacgatatggaggaatagagatgggttgagtccccggcaacaaatcaatgccaaaatcaatatctctatcgggcggcatacccggaagatcagctggaaacatatctggaaagtccctcactactggaactgactcga is drawn from Nicotiana tabacum cultivar K326 chromosome 22, ASM71507v2, whole genome shotgun sequence and contains these coding sequences:
- the LOC107772456 gene encoding uncharacterized protein LOC107772456, which produces MVLVLRYVDKNGEVVERFVGLVHVSDTLAFSLKEAIYSLLLDHLLSPSQIRGQGYDGATNMRREISAMSKKYLDVEDFFCHVTNVFNVIGVSFKRRDLLRHLQAEKLEQLLESGEIHTGQGLNQERGLQRPGDTRWGSHFKILDNFIVIFSSIIRVLEVIEHEGSTSNERHQAKYLLSEIITFKFVFMLQLMLKVLVMSNELNKILQKRDQDIVNAVEFLYITNKRLQDMRETGWESLLDYVSSFCHMHDTMIPKMDESYFLEKSKRKSSGICYSHHLRVDIFYAVIDVQLQELNDRFDVVSSDLLLGMASLNPVNSFANFDKGISDLAKALVETNLVETYSYVYSLVKLTLILPIATATMERAFSSMKQIKNEERNIMGDQYLNDCLVCYIERDVFTNVSNDVIIDRFQNMKARRGQL